The Monomorium pharaonis isolate MP-MQ-018 chromosome 5, ASM1337386v2, whole genome shotgun sequence genome includes a window with the following:
- the LOC105835524 gene encoding thyroid adenoma-associated protein isoform X3, with product MNENELRVLLSGLRVSKQKGELDTNEKLSQQTVKWRNTLEYSVLETCARHYSEEVRLEMLALLVESKKSTLHFTRMELDIILLFLNYNLCEKMEYIPFVKKALKRLKDSLAVMRRQLSQELKMRSRYKEQDVASEMYENVFALSHQTSEQIERDIKDYVMFFINLRDICVSNLYPDATYTRRRSSLQILLLMQHLLCNEFQDIEWEKEQVETIFQCLLLDTYEPNKEMAYQIIKPMSPVLLHLDSESQVRLIVEVALQLGNSIRPIDSVTAVYMLKISELSPIIRNVLCDYCNVEDNVAEIITLQLVLLLYKKLQDALVLAKKNIGKVIVKNSLYGYLFCMRSLLSDCDLRGTGANKLWQSTVANIILLCFELNHSVSVVVNNSSPEGHLPMDLKALNLDDESSPEKNIITPQMVLLCSWRTVKEVSQLFGIFATKASIQTADCLDGLLTEEQIEHIMKHLVSLLCETKHRGAFEQAYVGFHQLCTRLWRLTNTNLNALPMHWLHDILVGITGLMPGYTKLCATRRSAGVPFMIQAVLSSEPKIHTNSEVSAFHSVMKILLQFSQLESTINLWQQVKSIMYRNTIFTKYEHLAKPIIENRNEYQYKEIKLDMTEIKTHSMNILRALFRHSQLGDMVKNYIADGLMVAFRNYESRTWAERNAATLLFSALIIRVFGVQRTKDHINLTTDNKMTGRIFFERYPSLLPFTLNELQVFISNDGTMIKSNVQAILLLLSRLYISYHFDSTDIAWKVLMNSSIFSSVKDERYDGRIESCNMEDILHILQQHLVEKDLLRQGPGEQMYKVSIIKFILCVERYSNFLQTAHNKNSKMYDIYPRLLIVPEAEIQYIAWTTVFEMMKKESYQQKKLLSTYTIRAAADFAKDLYKCNPKLQDAVFDFLYNRLMDKNECFTGKREICNLVLREMHLRDANNIYSQRVNYLRLLGKCMTTITYQLKDKELRMKYTENVYRKVCDSSWIGSLCEDFRLSVFDILYELFEKDIDIEHCHPILDWWTMLLQLLVDDNAEVRRDASKLICKLKSCNQLECLEKTLLIFFQNFNEMVADKYPGIAIGVLFCWSVSLGETDYEMDETDVFNKCRNYDVFEPVKISKLCFDLTKSIKQRYSIDSALPPDAVRWINYRLGTDFPLLSSFKEIVCNYRNNMPKLEKKLEEILDPTYRDKLLQVLACEKFGSL from the exons ATGAACGAAAACGAACTTCGTGTGCTGCTGAGTGGCCTGCGAGTATCGAAGCAAAAGGGCGAGCTCGACACCAATGAGAAACTCTCACAACAAACTGTCAAATGGCGAAATACTTTGGAGTACAGTGTTTTGGAAACATGCGCCAGGCATTATAGTGAAGAG GTCAGACTGGAGATGCTGGCACTCTTGGTGGAATCGAAGAAAAGCACATTGCACTTTACACGCATGGAACTTGACATAATTCTATTGTTTTTGAACTATAATTTGTGTGAGAAGATGGAATATATACCCTTTGTTAAAAAG GCTTTGAAACGATTAAAAGACAGTCTGGCTGTTATGCGGAGACAATTGTCCCAGGAACTGAAAATGAGAAGTCGATACAAGGAACAAGATGTCGCTTCAgaaatgtatgaaaatgtcTTTGCTTTGTCTCATCAAACATCTGAGCAAATTGAACGGGATATAAAGGATTACGTCATGTTTTTCATAAACTTGCGTGATATTTGCGTGAGCAATTTGTATCCAGATGCGACGTACACGCGCAGACGTTCTAGCTTGCAAATACTTTTGTTGATGCAACATCTCCTTTGCAATGAATTCCAAGATATCGAATGGGAGAAAGAGCAAGTCGAGACGATATTCCAGTGTTTGCTGCTGGATACATATGAACCAAATAAAGAAATGGCATATCAGATAATAAAGCCAATGAGTCCGGTATTGTTACACTTAGATTCAGAATCCCAGGTTCGATTAATTGTTGAAGTCGCGCTTCAATTGGGTAACAGCATACGACCTATAGACAGTGTTACAGCTGTGtacatgttaaaaatatcCGAACTGTCCCCTATTATAAGAAATGTACTTTGCGATTACTGCAACGTAGAGGACAATGTTGCAGAAATTATAACATTGCAATTAGTACTGCtgctatataaaaaattgcag GATGCGTTAGTTTTAGCGAAAAAGAACATAGGAAAAGTAATcgttaaaaattctttgtatggatatttattttgtatgagAAGCTTACTTTCAGACTGTGACTTGag AGGCACAGGAGCGAACAAATTATGGCAAAGTACTGTagctaatattatattattgtgctTTGAATTGAATCATTCTGTTTCTGTGGTGGTAAATAATTCCTCACCGGAAGGACACTTACCGATGGACTTGAAGGCGCTAAATTTAGATGATGAGTCATCTCCCGAAAAGAATATCATAACGCCACAAATGGTGCTACTTTGTTCTTGGCGTACTGTTAAAGAAGTCAGTCAGTTGTTTGGTATATTTGCCACCAAGGCATCGATACAAACTGCTGACTGTCTAGATGGATTACTAACGGAGGAACAA ATTGAACATATAATGAAACATTTAGTCTCGTTATTGTGCGAAACGAAACATAGAGGCGCGTTTGAACAAGCGTACGTTGGTTTTCATCAATTATGCACGCGGCTGTGGCGATTAACAAACACAAATTTAAATGCGCTCCCTATGCATTGGCTCCATGATATCTTGGTAGGTATTACAGGATTAATGCCAGGATATACGAAATTGTGTGCGACAAGGAGAAGCGCGGGTGTTCCATTTATGATAcag gCAGTATTATCATCGGAACCAAAAATCCATACTAATTCAGAAGTCTCGGCGTTTCACTCggttatgaaaattttattacaattctcGCAGCTTGAGAGTACAATTAATCTATGGCAGCAAGTAAAGAGTATAATGTAtcgaaatacaatatttaccaAGTACGAGCATTTAGCCAAAccaataatagaaaatagaaatgaGTATCAATATAAGGAAATTAAACTTGACATGACCGAGATAAAAACTCACTCCATGAATATTCTCAGAGCTTTATTCAGACATTCTCAACTCGGAGACATGGTTAAGAATTATATTGCGGATGGTTTGATGGTCGCCTTTAGAAATTATGAAAGTAGAACATGGGCA GAACGTAACGCGGCTACGTTATTGTTTAGCGCGCTTATAATTCGAGTTTTTGGAGTTCAAAGAACCAAGGATCACATCAATTTGACGACAGATAATAAAATGACaggaagaatattttttgaaagatatcCCAGTCTGTTGCCCTTTACTCTGAATGAATTGCAAGTTTTCATATCGAATGATGGTACCATGATAAAATCCAATGTTCAAGCAATTTTATTGCTGTTATCACGATTGTATATtagttaccattttgacagtACGGATATTGCTTGGAAGGTGCTTATGAACAGTTCAATTTTTTCGTCGGTTAAAGATGAAAGATATGACGGCAG GATTGAAAGTTGTAATATGGAAGATATATTGCATATTCTGCAGCAGCACTTAGTCGAGAAAGATTTATTACGACAAGGACCGGGCGAGCAAATGTACAAAGTGTccataattaaattcatacTCTGCGTGGAGAGATATTCAAATTTCTTGCAAACGGCACACAACAAGAACAGTAAAATGTACGACATTTATCCGCGTCTTCTGATCGTGCCAGAAGCCGAGATACAATATATTGCTTGGACTACTGTTTTCGAAATGATGAAGAAGGAATCttatcaacaaaaaaaattattgagtaCTTACACTATTCGTGCTGCAGCCGATTTCGCTAAAgatttatacaaatgtaatcCTAAATTACAAGATGCggtctttgattttttatataacagatTGATGGATAAAAACGAATGCTTCACTGGCAAACGTGAAATTTGTAACTTAGTTCTTAGAGAAATGCATCTACGTGATGCAAACAACATCTATTCTCAACGGGTTAATTATTTGAGATTACTAGGAAAATGTATGACAACAATTACTTATCAATTAAAG gatAAAGAGCTTAGGATGAAATATACAGAGAATGTCTATAGAAAAGTCTGTGACAGTAGTTGGATCGGTTCATTATGCGAAGATTTCAGATTATCAGTTTTCGATATATTGTACGAACTTTTTGAGAAAGACATCGATATCGAACATTGCC atcCCATATTAGATTGGTGGACAATGTTGTTACAATTATTAGTTGATGATAATGCGGAGGTTCGGCGCGACGCGTCCAAATTGATTTGCAAACTCAAATCGTGCAATCAATTGGAATGTCTCGAGAAaactttattgatatttttccaAAACTTTAACGAAATGGTCGCCGATAAGTATCCCGGAATAGCAATTGGCGTTCTTTTCTGCTGGAGCGTCTCATTAGGAGAAACGGATTACGAAATGGATGAAACCGAT GTATTCAACAAATGTAGAAATTACGATGTTTTCGAGCCCGTGAAGATATCAAAATTGTGCTTTGATTTAACAAAATCGATAAAGCAACGATATTCCATTGATAGTGCTTTACCACCGGATGCTGTGAGATGGATAAATTACCGTTTAGGTACTGATTTTCCTTTATTATCgtcttttaaagaaatcgtATGTAATTATAGGAACAATATGccaaaacttgaaaaaaaattagaagaaatttTAGATCCAACATATAGGGATAAATTATTGCAGGTTTTAGCATGTGAAAAATTTGGATCATTATAG